From the genome of Pseudomonadales bacterium, one region includes:
- a CDS encoding MMPL family transporter: MFSADAFIAFIYRCRFLLALSSIALVVFSVLGLQHFSFDASPRSYFKPGHPPFERFAAYEETYGRDFRIVMMLSAKQDNMFRADHLQAIIDATEQAWLMTGVRRVDSVSNYQHTFTDDDELIVEDLFPQAVLQQPQQLLQRQAIALNDASLRNRLISPDGKHAAIIMSLNVDADARDLHNAVIEQSYALEAQLEQQYPDIYISQTGNLMSNYHNILIAIQDVSLMMPLMFALMFILIGGLLKSVYSVLVSLIVAMLGGISALGLGAWFGIEYSMLAINALIISITITVAHCIHIFTQLFVELREHAKAQAIQRSLSINLFAVSMTSLTTMVGFLSLNFNDLPPAVALGNAAAIGTFLSWLFSLTLLPCLVSILPFKAHRSSENRLENLMLALGDWVIAHQRKVLLVMVFATIAAVFLSFRNQLNDRFSEMIHEPHIFRSDTNNIDQHFGALYTANYDLDAGEAYGIAEPAYLMHLDRFAEFLRAQPEIKSVYSFADVVKRLNQTMHNGDPQFYRIPENRALIAQYILMYEMSLPFGLDLNDQLTLDKSRSRLVISMPSIDTQQLIAIEQRINAWQAENLPSNMQHLGASMSIIWAHLSEDSLSSSLKGSVVALTIISMILLLVLRSVRYGVISLIPNLMPAAFGFAAWYIYKGEIGLGLTCVVIITIGIVVDDTVHFLSKYKKALHQNHFNSEAAIRSTFKQVGPALVITTLVLSSGFWILSLSKIVANSALGGVTAMILIAAFVLDVLLLPALLLEIDKAKNKL; the protein is encoded by the coding sequence ATGTTTTCAGCCGACGCCTTTATCGCTTTTATTTATCGCTGCCGTTTTCTTCTCGCACTTAGCTCAATAGCGCTGGTCGTTTTTTCCGTGCTGGGTCTGCAGCACTTCAGCTTTGACGCCTCGCCGCGCAGCTATTTTAAACCCGGGCACCCGCCATTTGAGCGCTTTGCTGCCTACGAAGAAACCTACGGCCGAGACTTTCGCATTGTGATGATGCTATCGGCCAAGCAAGACAATATGTTTCGCGCTGATCACCTGCAGGCGATTATCGATGCCACGGAACAGGCATGGTTAATGACTGGGGTGCGTCGTGTCGACAGCGTTAGCAATTATCAACACACCTTTACTGACGATGACGAGCTAATCGTTGAAGACTTATTCCCGCAGGCAGTTTTGCAGCAACCACAGCAGCTATTGCAACGGCAAGCCATTGCGCTTAACGATGCGAGCCTTCGCAACCGACTGATCTCACCCGACGGCAAACATGCAGCCATCATTATGTCGTTAAATGTTGATGCCGATGCGCGAGATCTGCACAACGCCGTGATTGAGCAAAGCTACGCCTTAGAAGCGCAGCTAGAGCAGCAATACCCTGATATTTATATCAGTCAAACCGGCAATCTGATGTCAAATTACCACAATATCTTGATTGCGATTCAAGATGTTTCATTAATGATGCCGTTAATGTTTGCCTTAATGTTCATACTGATTGGCGGCTTGTTAAAAAGTGTTTACTCGGTACTCGTTTCCTTAATTGTTGCGATGCTAGGCGGCATTAGCGCCTTAGGACTTGGCGCATGGTTCGGCATTGAATACTCAATGCTAGCCATTAACGCCTTGATTATCAGCATTACCATTACCGTTGCCCACTGCATTCATATTTTCACCCAATTATTTGTTGAGCTGCGCGAACATGCAAAAGCACAGGCCATCCAGCGCAGCTTATCGATCAATTTATTCGCCGTATCCATGACCAGTCTTACCACCATGGTAGGCTTTTTGAGTTTAAACTTTAATGACTTACCGCCGGCAGTTGCCCTGGGTAATGCGGCAGCGATTGGTACGTTTTTATCCTGGCTATTTTCACTCACGCTATTGCCATGTTTAGTCAGTATTTTACCGTTTAAGGCACACCGCAGCAGCGAGAATCGGCTGGAAAACCTAATGCTTGCTCTGGGTGACTGGGTAATTGCGCATCAGCGCAAAGTGCTACTAGTTATGGTCTTCGCAACGATCGCGGCGGTATTTTTAAGCTTTAGGAATCAGCTGAATGATCGCTTTAGTGAGATGATTCACGAGCCACATATTTTTCGCAGCGATACTAACAATATTGATCAGCACTTTGGCGCACTATACACCGCCAATTATGATCTTGACGCCGGCGAAGCCTATGGCATTGCCGAGCCAGCATACCTGATGCATTTGGATCGATTTGCCGAGTTCTTGCGCGCACAGCCAGAAATTAAAAGCGTCTACAGCTTTGCCGATGTGGTGAAACGCCTAAATCAAACCATGCATAACGGTGACCCGCAATTTTATCGCATTCCAGAAAATCGCGCCTTGATTGCGCAATATATTCTCATGTATGAAATGTCGTTGCCGTTTGGGCTCGACTTAAATGATCAACTCACACTCGATAAATCCCGCTCACGGTTAGTCATATCGATGCCGTCAATCGATACTCAGCAGCTGATTGCGATCGAACAACGCATCAATGCCTGGCAGGCCGAAAACTTACCAAGCAATATGCAGCATCTCGGCGCGTCGATGAGCATTATTTGGGCGCACTTAAGTGAGGACAGCCTAAGCAGTTCGCTTAAAGGCTCAGTGGTCGCTCTTACCATTATTTCGATGATTTTACTGCTGGTGCTGCGCTCTGTACGTTACGGCGTTATTAGTCTCATCCCTAATTTAATGCCCGCCGCGTTCGGCTTTGCCGCCTGGTATATCTATAAAGGCGAAATAGGCTTAGGGCTTACCTGCGTGGTTATCATTACTATCGGAATCGTGGTTGATGATACCGTGCATTTCTTATCAAAATATAAAAAAGCGCTGCATCAAAATCACTTTAACAGTGAAGCCGCGATTCGCTCTACTTTCAAGCAAGTTGGTCCAGCACTGGTAATTACCACCTTGGTACTGTCGTCAGGGTTCTGGATTTTATCGCTGTCAAAAATTGTTGCCAACAGCGCATTAGGCGGCGTCACTGCAATGATTTTAATCGCCGCTTTTGTGCTCGACGTGTTATTACTGCCCGCACTTTTATTAGAAATCGACAAAGCTAAAAATAAACTTTAA